In Holophagales bacterium, one DNA window encodes the following:
- a CDS encoding 23S rRNA (pseudouridine(1915)-N(3))-methyltransferase RlmH, with protein MALELVVLWAGRRSRDRYEELCEDYRERISHWVPVRETIVRSRSAAGDPERLRDEATALRAAVPRGAWTVALDRQGEAISSRELASRVGQWKARWPHPVAFLLGSDLGLDRELLAECRQVLSLGPLTLPHAIARLVLFEQLYRALSIDSGLRYHRELSDGS; from the coding sequence GTGGCGCTCGAGCTCGTCGTCCTCTGGGCCGGTCGCCGTTCGCGCGACCGCTACGAGGAGCTCTGCGAGGATTACCGCGAGCGCATCTCCCACTGGGTCCCGGTGCGCGAGACGATCGTGCGCTCGCGCTCGGCGGCCGGGGATCCGGAGCGCCTGCGGGACGAGGCCACGGCGCTGCGTGCGGCCGTGCCGCGCGGTGCCTGGACGGTCGCCCTCGACCGCCAGGGCGAGGCCATCTCGTCGCGCGAGCTCGCCTCCCGCGTCGGGCAATGGAAGGCCCGCTGGCCCCATCCGGTCGCCTTTCTGCTCGGGTCCGATCTCGGCCTCGACCGGGAGCTGCTCGCCGAATGCCGACAGGTTCTGTCGCTCGGGCCGCTCACCCTGCCGCACGCCATCGCGCGGCTCGTCCTCTTCGAGCAACTCTACCGGGCACTTTCGATCGACTCGGGACTCCGCTATCATCGTGAGCTTTCGGACGGGAGCTAA
- a CDS encoding TraR/DksA family transcriptional regulator, whose protein sequence is MSFRTGANRMASKTPAKKSAKKPAAGARAASGRAKAPARKPAAKAKPVAKAKPPAKKAKAPAKAKPAKKTAVKAPAKAASKAPAKVAAKSPAKAPVKAAAPSTGRPATSAKPPVRVEVPEPVAAKPAAVAPRPAAKPAAKSETKHAAKSPAPAASSHSDASSAVVVAIGPFREKLLRKREEIVALYRNDLRLGQEATDEPTEDIVDRANNSYSRELSFSISDAERNLLLQIDEAIRRLDSGAFGRCAHCGRAIASLRLEALPWARLCIDCQELLEKGMLAEA, encoded by the coding sequence GTGAGCTTTCGGACGGGAGCTAATCGCATGGCCTCGAAAACTCCAGCGAAGAAGAGCGCGAAGAAGCCGGCTGCCGGGGCCCGAGCCGCTTCCGGCCGGGCCAAGGCGCCGGCGCGCAAGCCGGCCGCGAAGGCCAAGCCGGTCGCCAAGGCCAAGCCGCCGGCGAAGAAGGCGAAGGCGCCCGCCAAGGCGAAGCCCGCCAAGAAGACCGCGGTGAAGGCTCCGGCGAAGGCCGCGAGCAAGGCTCCGGCCAAGGTGGCTGCCAAGTCTCCGGCGAAAGCCCCGGTGAAGGCAGCGGCCCCGTCGACGGGGCGCCCGGCGACTTCCGCCAAGCCGCCGGTGCGCGTCGAGGTCCCGGAGCCGGTTGCAGCCAAGCCGGCGGCGGTCGCCCCGCGGCCGGCGGCCAAGCCGGCGGCGAAGAGCGAGACCAAGCACGCCGCCAAGAGCCCGGCACCGGCCGCCAGCTCCCACTCCGACGCCAGCTCGGCCGTCGTCGTCGCGATCGGACCCTTCCGCGAGAAGCTCCTGCGCAAGCGGGAGGAGATCGTCGCGCTCTACCGCAACGACCTCCGCCTCGGCCAGGAGGCGACCGACGAACCGACCGAGGACATCGTCGATCGCGCCAACAACTCCTACTCGCGCGAGCTCAGCTTCTCGATCTCGGACGCCGAACGGAATCTGCTTTTGCAGATCGACGAGGCGATCCGCCGTCTCGACAGCGGCGCGTTCGGTCGCTGTGCCCACTGCGGCCGCGCGATCGCCAGCCTGCGACTCGAGGCTCTGCCCTGGGCCCGCCTCTGCATCGACTGCCAGGAGCTGCTGGAAAAGGGGATGCTCGCCGAGGCCTGA
- a CDS encoding tetratricopeptide repeat protein, whose product MRLRTYLGLLLALALLAGAMALVRLHPGLLTGVVPLAGGLTVSPATLAILAALVGFLPPATVLLVQTLQRDLAARRSRRAEREAIGLDAASRRAHDLRADAQWARAAAELEVVLGGRSDDYDGLLRLGEVQRHLGRFDEAVATHRRAAALHPGSVALLYELAADHEAAGEREVAREIEGRILRDFPGFGLAVHRRRRAEAMAAGEFETAREHQQRIVSLLEDGGDRAAAGRERGIGDGLEYQRGVAKLELEAVDEAKAIFDAVLAREPRFVPALIMRGEAEQLAGRPEAALAEWRRGYEATGSPVFLQRIEDHCIEIERPEDAIETLRGLAAGAATAANDLLPRFFLGRLYYRLELRDEALRVLAPLAERLAGSPTYHFLLARLHERRGDARSALDAYRACLRSLDLSTAEYLCGVCASRSPDWLDRCPRCGSWNSVELDIAEERLAPADVGLRERPVWGPVDPDSHPVDATREA is encoded by the coding sequence ATGCGCCTTCGTACCTACCTCGGCCTTCTCCTCGCGCTGGCGCTGCTCGCCGGCGCGATGGCGCTCGTCCGCCTCCATCCCGGACTGCTGACCGGGGTCGTGCCGCTCGCCGGGGGGCTCACGGTGAGCCCGGCGACGCTGGCGATTCTCGCCGCTCTCGTCGGATTCCTGCCGCCGGCCACCGTTCTCCTGGTGCAGACCCTGCAGCGGGATCTCGCGGCACGCCGGTCGCGACGCGCCGAGCGCGAGGCGATCGGGCTCGATGCCGCCTCGCGCCGGGCACACGACCTGCGCGCCGACGCCCAGTGGGCACGGGCCGCCGCCGAGCTCGAGGTCGTGCTCGGCGGCCGGAGTGACGACTACGACGGCCTGCTGCGCCTCGGGGAGGTGCAGCGCCACCTCGGCCGTTTCGACGAGGCGGTCGCCACCCACCGTCGTGCCGCGGCGCTGCATCCGGGAAGCGTGGCGCTCCTCTACGAGCTCGCCGCCGACCACGAGGCTGCCGGGGAGCGCGAGGTGGCGCGGGAGATCGAGGGGCGCATCCTCCGCGACTTCCCCGGCTTCGGTCTGGCCGTGCATCGCCGGCGGCGTGCCGAGGCGATGGCGGCGGGCGAGTTCGAAACCGCCCGCGAGCACCAGCAGCGGATCGTGTCGCTGCTCGAGGACGGAGGAGACCGCGCGGCCGCCGGCCGCGAGCGCGGCATCGGCGACGGGCTGGAGTACCAGCGGGGCGTCGCCAAGCTCGAGCTCGAGGCGGTCGACGAGGCGAAGGCGATCTTCGACGCGGTGTTGGCGCGCGAGCCGCGCTTCGTTCCGGCGCTGATCATGCGCGGTGAAGCCGAGCAACTGGCCGGGCGCCCGGAGGCCGCGCTCGCCGAGTGGCGGCGTGGCTACGAGGCGACGGGCAGTCCGGTCTTCCTGCAGCGGATCGAGGACCATTGCATCGAGATCGAGCGGCCGGAAGACGCCATCGAGACGTTGCGGGGCCTGGCGGCGGGCGCGGCGACGGCCGCCAACGACCTGCTCCCGCGCTTCTTCCTCGGCCGCCTCTACTATCGACTCGAGCTGCGCGACGAGGCCCTGCGGGTGCTCGCCCCGCTCGCCGAGCGGCTCGCCGGCTCGCCGACCTACCACTTCCTGCTGGCGCGGCTCCACGAGCGGCGCGGCGACGCCCGCTCGGCGCTCGACGCCTATCGCGCCTGCCTGCGCTCGCTCGACCTCTCGACCGCCGAATACCTCTGTGGCGTCTGCGCTTCCCGCAGCCCCGACTGGCTCGACCGCTGTCCGCGCTGCGGCTCCTGGAACTCCGTGGAGCTCGACATCGCCGAGGAGCGGCTTGCCCCCGCGGACGTCGGGTTGCGCGAGCGGCCGGTCTGGGGGCCGGTGGACCCGGACTCCCACCCCGTCGACGCGACCCGGGAGGCCTGA
- the gatD gene encoding Glu-tRNA(Gln) amidotransferase subunit GatD, translating into MNVPVSERSDRFQGYRGPAREALERFGIGVWSEVEVTNDQGSTFVGVVLPRSETADDLHLVVKLFNGYNVGIHASRIAAAHEVGYKKAVYKIPEKDFPFDPKKRNVTLLGTGGTIASRLDYRTGAVIPAFTPGELYGAVPELADIANLETKKLFGVFSENMGPTQYIALAKAIGEEIEKGVDGIVVGHGTDTMSHTGAILSFMVQQSPVPIVIVGSQRSSDRPSSDAALNLMNAVRTAAECDIAEVMLCMFGPTSDNYDLLHRGTRCRKMHSSYRSTFRTVGATPLATVSRYPKVPGGSHFTYISEEILRRDKSRKPIINPAFEEKVTIQYYYPNFQPDIIDGLSAMGYRGLVIAGTGLGHVNKPLYPAIKRAIAKGMTVVMTVQTLWGFAQMYVYDTGRDLLDLGIIPLDNMLPETAYMKLAWVLGQTDDPARIRSMMTTPINHEIELREPHNGYLILQGGLPEVDAFVEKHWK; encoded by the coding sequence ATGAACGTCCCCGTGAGCGAGCGCAGCGACCGCTTCCAGGGCTACCGCGGCCCGGCCCGCGAGGCCCTCGAGCGTTTCGGCATCGGCGTCTGGAGCGAGGTGGAGGTCACGAACGACCAGGGCTCGACCTTCGTCGGCGTCGTCCTGCCGCGCAGCGAAACCGCCGACGATCTCCACCTCGTCGTCAAGCTCTTCAACGGCTACAACGTCGGCATCCACGCCAGCCGCATCGCCGCGGCGCACGAGGTCGGCTACAAGAAGGCGGTCTACAAGATCCCGGAGAAGGACTTCCCCTTCGACCCGAAGAAGCGCAACGTCACCCTGCTCGGCACCGGCGGGACGATCGCCAGCCGCCTCGACTACCGCACCGGCGCGGTGATCCCCGCCTTCACCCCGGGCGAGCTCTACGGCGCCGTGCCGGAGCTCGCCGACATCGCCAATCTCGAGACGAAGAAGCTGTTCGGCGTCTTCAGCGAGAACATGGGGCCGACGCAGTACATCGCGCTGGCCAAGGCGATCGGCGAGGAGATCGAGAAGGGGGTCGACGGCATCGTGGTCGGCCACGGCACCGACACGATGTCGCATACCGGCGCGATCCTCAGCTTCATGGTCCAGCAGAGCCCGGTGCCGATCGTCATCGTCGGCAGCCAGCGTTCTTCCGACCGCCCGTCGTCCGACGCCGCGCTCAACCTGATGAACGCGGTGCGCACCGCGGCCGAGTGCGATATCGCCGAGGTGATGCTCTGCATGTTCGGCCCCACCTCGGACAACTACGACCTCCTGCATCGCGGCACCCGCTGCCGCAAGATGCACTCGTCCTACCGCAGCACCTTCCGCACCGTCGGGGCGACGCCGCTCGCCACCGTCAGCCGCTATCCGAAGGTGCCCGGAGGGAGTCACTTCACCTACATCTCCGAGGAGATCCTGCGGCGCGACAAGAGCCGCAAGCCGATCATCAACCCGGCGTTCGAAGAGAAGGTGACGATCCAGTACTACTACCCGAACTTCCAGCCCGACATCATCGACGGCCTCTCGGCGATGGGCTACCGCGGGCTGGTGATCGCCGGCACCGGGCTCGGCCACGTCAACAAGCCGCTCTACCCGGCGATCAAGCGGGCGATCGCCAAGGGCATGACCGTGGTGATGACGGTGCAGACCCTCTGGGGATTTGCCCAGATGTACGTCTACGACACCGGCCGCGATCTGCTCGATCTCGGCATCATCCCGCTCGACAACATGCTGCCGGAGACGGCGTACATGAAGCTCGCCTGGGTGCTCGGCCAGACCGACGACCCGGCGCGCATCCGGTCGATGATGACCACGCCGATCAACCACGAGATCGAGCTCCGCGAGCCGCACAACGGCTACCTCATCCTGCAGGGCGGCCTGCCGGAGGTCGACGCCTTCGTCGAGAAGCACTGGAAGTAG